In Euphorbia lathyris chromosome 10, ddEupLath1.1, whole genome shotgun sequence, a single genomic region encodes these proteins:
- the LOC136208899 gene encoding myosin-binding protein 7-like encodes MDLEVTASTSLPSRPKDLVKCCDCGCSCSLVLSSSTGSWIRSVKRKYDEFEDGNRFFIPGFDFFSNPRVQIENECAALRETVSSQQLTIQELLTELDEERNASSTAANEAMSMILRLQREKAEIQMEARQFKRFAEEKMAHDQQEFQALEDVLYKREQAIQSLTCETQAYKHRMLSYGLTEEEVEGEKSDRTGFSRNLSMTESLDAAPFEYPAYNYPPLKCSLNENPTNLEGDDDIVDIEKYAFGETPRPQQKLKNLEFRINQMEKSTSNSQLDGEFSGGKNVLEKIIVGYSPRRPRPSRMFSGDGSSSPMGTSREVGPDLVTDSPTYNNSFKKMDYVSHSENYSNLRKVDNASDFGDDTSDRIYTIDSVYTGPYNGVTESKDGGMGVYEDNISSPRDIFRPDISDPDVKKLYMRLHALEADRESMRQALISMRTDKAQMVLLKEIAQHLCKEMSPERRITVKKPSLLGAFSFMSIFKWIVSLMFWRKKAHRSKYMCGLSASNVGLLLLLDKGPRTRQWRCLSSTQV; translated from the exons ATGGATTTGGAAGTAACTGCATCCACCTCTTTGCCTTCACGGCCAAAGGATTTGGTGAAATGTTGCGACTGTGGGTGTAGTTGTTCTTTAGTACTTTCTTCCTCCACTGGGTCTTGGATTCGGTCTGTAAAACGAAAATATGATGAATTCGAGGATGGGAATCGATTCTTTATACCTGGATTTGATTTCTTCTCAAATCCTCGTGTGCAAATCGAAAATGAATGTGCTGCTCTACGGGAAACAGTTAGTAGCCAACAACTAACCATACAGGAATTGCTCACTGAATTAGATGAGGAGAGGAATGCCTCATCCACAGCTGCAAATGAAGCCATGTCAATGATATTGAGGTTACAAAGAGAGAAGGCAGAGATCCAGATGGAAGCAAGGCAATTTAAACGTTTTGCAGAAGAGAAGATGGCGCATGACCAACAAGAGTTTCAAGCTTTGGAGGATGTACTTTATAAGCGAGAACAGGCCATTCAATCCCTTACATGTGAGACACAGGCTTATAAACATAGAATGTTGAGTTATGGGCTCACAGAGGAGGAGGTAGAGGGGGAGAAGAGCGACAGAACTGGTTTTAGCCGTAACCTGAGTATGACTGAAAGCTTGGATGCTGCCCCATTTGAATATCCAGCCTACAATTACCCGCCTCTTAAATGCAGTTTGAATGAGAACCCAACTAATTTGGAGGGTGATGATGATATTGTGGATATTGAGAAATATGCTTTTGGTGAAACACCCCGTCCTCAACAGAAGTTGAAGAATTTGGAATTTAGGATCAATCAGATGGAAAAAAGTACTAGCAACAGTCAATTGGATGGGGAATTTTCTGGAGGAAAGAATGTCCTCGAGAAGATAATAGTTGGCTACTCTCCCAGGCGGCCAAGACCTAGTAGGATGTTTTCTGGGGATGGTTCGAGTTCACCAATGGGGACATCTAGAgaagtaggtcctgatcttgtCACTGATTCTCCTACTTATAACAATAGCTTTAAGAAGATGGATTATGTTTCTCATTCAGAGAACTATTCCAATTTGAGAAAGGTGGATAATGCATCAGATTTTGGGGATGACACAAGCGACAGAATTTATACCATTGATTCAGTCTACACTGGGCCATATAATGGTGTcacagaatcaaaagatggagGAATGGGGGTGTATGAGGATAATATATCCTCTCCAAGGGATATATTTCGGCCTGATATTAGTGATCCTGATGTCAAGAAGCTCTACATGAGGCTTCATGCGCTTGAAGCTGACAGGGAATCTATGAGGCAGGCACTTATTTCAATGCGAACTGATAAAGCACAGATGGTGCTGTTGAAGGAAATAGCCCAACATTTGTGCAAGGAAATGTCACCAGAAAGAAGAATCACCGTGAAAAAGCCATCCCTTCTTGGAGCCTTCTCATTTATGTCAATTTTCAAG TGGATCGTGTCTTTAATGTTCTGGAGAAAGAAAGCCCACCGAAGCAA GTATATGTGTGGGCTTTCGGCAAGCAATGTTGGTTTGTTGCTGCTTCTGGACAAAGGGCCGCGCACGAGGCAGTGGAGATGTCTTTCAAGTACACAAGTGTGA